The following proteins come from a genomic window of Vigna radiata var. radiata cultivar VC1973A unplaced genomic scaffold, Vradiata_ver6 scaffold_161, whole genome shotgun sequence:
- the LOC106779816 gene encoding uncharacterized protein LOC106779816 isoform X1 — protein sequence MEAFSSIQSSSASTSLLNFQGPQLAKRKFCKNSPHTILASPTLPKPFLQIYGRPQTLIYTSTRITSGAHRAAISAEAGRQNWDFGRFVKTLYFFNRFPSPAKFFDFLVEKLSGPSPSEMVNTIRTSDIVLVAGATGGVGRRVVDILRKKGIPVRVLVRNEEKARRMLGSDVDLVIGDITKDSTLIPEYFKGVKKVINAASVIVGPKEGDTPDRAKYSQGVKFFEPEIKGDSPEKVEYIGMRNLIKAVKDNLGLRRGRLLFGFEGNNYRQLPWGALDDVVMGGVSESTFQIDPSGGENGGPTGVFKGVVSTANNGGFTSIRTKNFSEPENLSAYDGLEFRLKGDGRRYKIIVRISSDWDTLGYTSGFDTEKGKWQSIQVPFSSLRPVFRARTVSDAPPFDPSNVISLQLMFSKFEYDGKLNETFVEGPFELPVSSIRAYIKDPITPRFVHVSSAGVTRPERPGLDLSKQPPAVRLNKELGFILTFKLKGEDLVRESGIPYLIVRPCALTEEPAGADLIFDQGDNITGKISREEVARMCVAALDSPYACDKTFEVKSVIPFSEPFTVDPANPPPEKDYDIYFKNLKEGITGKEALQQDPVSV from the exons ATGGAAGCGTTTAGCTCGATTCAATCCTCCTCTGCTTCCACGTCTCTTCTCAATTTTCAG GGGCCTCAGTTGGCTAAAAGAAAGTTTTGTAAGAATTCTCCACACACTATTTTGGCATCACCTACGCTACCTAAACCATTTCTTCAGATTTATGGTAGACCTCAGACATTAATTTATACGTCAACGAGAATTACTTCTGGAGCACACAGAGCAGCAATATCGGCTGAAGCTGGACGACAAAATTGGGATTTTGGAAGATTTGTAAAAACACTATACTTCTTCAATAGGTTTCCATCTCCTGCTAAG TTCTTTGACTTTCTAGTTGAGAAACTTTCTGGTCCTTCCCCGAGTGAAATGGTTAACACAATTAGAACTTCTGATATTGTCCTGGTAGCTGGAGCTACTGGTGGCGTTGGTCGAAGAGTAGTTGACATACTGCGGAAGAAAGGAATTCCCGTCCGAGTATTG GTTAGAAATGAAGAGAAGGCAAGAAGAATGTTAGGCTCAGATGTTGATTTG GTTATTGGAGACATTACAAAAGATAGCACTTTGATCCCTGAATACTTTAAAGGCGTGAAGAAAGTGATTAATGCTGCTTCTGTTATAGTTGGCCCTAAGGAAGGAGACACTCCAGACAGAGCAAAATACAGCCAA GGAGTTAAGTTCTTTGAGCCAGAG ATAAAAGGTGATTCACCAGAAAAGGTAGAGTACATAGGAATGAGAAATTTGATCAAGGCTGTGAAGGACAATCTTGGACTTCGAAGAGGAAGGCTATTATTTGGATTTGAAG GCAATAATTACAGGCAACTTCCTTGGGGTGCTTTAGATGATGTGGTAATGGGCGGAGTTAGTGAGAGTACTTTTCAAATTGACCCGAGTGGGGGTGAAAATGGTGGGCCAACTGGGGTTTTTAAAG GCGTTGTTTCAACGGCAAACAATGGTGGCTTTACAAGCATTAGAACTAAG AATTTCTCAGAACCTGAAAATCTTTCTGCATATGATGGTTTGGAGTTCCGCCTAAAAGGTGATGGCCGTAGATATAAAATCATTGTTCGCATAAGCAGTGATTGGGACACTCTTGGTTACACTTCAGGCTTTGAcactgaaaaaggaaaatggcAATCG ATTCAAGTGCCATTTTCTTCCTTGAGGCCTGTATTTCGAGCAAGAACTGTGTCTGATGCTCCACCATTTGATCCAAGCAATGTTATATCGTTACAG CTCATGTTCAGCAAGTTTGAGTATGACGGTAAATTAAATGAAACTTTTGTGGAAGGTCCATTTGAGCTTCCAGTGTCTAGCATAAGGGCATATATAAAGGATCCAATAACACCCAG GTTTGTACATGTGAGCTCAGCAGGAGTTACAAGGCCTGAAAGGCCTGGGCTTGATCTAAGTAAACAGCCTCCTGCCGTTCGATTAAACAAGGAACTGGGTTTTATTCTCACATTTAAACTAAAG GGCGAAGATTTGGTCAGGGAAAGTGGCATTCCTTATCTAATCGTGAGGCCTTGTGCATTAACTGAGGAGCCTGCCGGTGCCGATCTTATTTTTGATCAAGGAGATAATATTACG GGTAAAATATCAAGGGAAGAGGTTGCTCGTATGTGTGTAGCTGCACTTGATAGCCCTTATGCGTGTGACAAAACATTTGAG GTCAAAAGTGTCATTCCATTTAGTGAGCCATTCACTGTGGATCCAGCAAACCCTCCCCCAGAAAAGGACTAtgacatatattttaaaaatctaaaagaaGGCATTACAGGGAAGGAAGCTCTCCAACAAGATCCTGTATCTGTTTAG
- the LOC106779816 gene encoding uncharacterized protein LOC106779816 isoform X2, producing MVNTIRTSDIVLVAGATGGVGRRVVDILRKKGIPVRVLVRNEEKARRMLGSDVDLVIGDITKDSTLIPEYFKGVKKVINAASVIVGPKEGDTPDRAKYSQGVKFFEPEIKGDSPEKVEYIGMRNLIKAVKDNLGLRRGRLLFGFEGNNYRQLPWGALDDVVMGGVSESTFQIDPSGGENGGPTGVFKGVVSTANNGGFTSIRTKNFSEPENLSAYDGLEFRLKGDGRRYKIIVRISSDWDTLGYTSGFDTEKGKWQSIQVPFSSLRPVFRARTVSDAPPFDPSNVISLQLMFSKFEYDGKLNETFVEGPFELPVSSIRAYIKDPITPRFVHVSSAGVTRPERPGLDLSKQPPAVRLNKELGFILTFKLKGEDLVRESGIPYLIVRPCALTEEPAGADLIFDQGDNITGKISREEVARMCVAALDSPYACDKTFEVKSVIPFSEPFTVDPANPPPEKDYDIYFKNLKEGITGKEALQQDPVSV from the exons ATGGTTAACACAATTAGAACTTCTGATATTGTCCTGGTAGCTGGAGCTACTGGTGGCGTTGGTCGAAGAGTAGTTGACATACTGCGGAAGAAAGGAATTCCCGTCCGAGTATTG GTTAGAAATGAAGAGAAGGCAAGAAGAATGTTAGGCTCAGATGTTGATTTG GTTATTGGAGACATTACAAAAGATAGCACTTTGATCCCTGAATACTTTAAAGGCGTGAAGAAAGTGATTAATGCTGCTTCTGTTATAGTTGGCCCTAAGGAAGGAGACACTCCAGACAGAGCAAAATACAGCCAA GGAGTTAAGTTCTTTGAGCCAGAG ATAAAAGGTGATTCACCAGAAAAGGTAGAGTACATAGGAATGAGAAATTTGATCAAGGCTGTGAAGGACAATCTTGGACTTCGAAGAGGAAGGCTATTATTTGGATTTGAAG GCAATAATTACAGGCAACTTCCTTGGGGTGCTTTAGATGATGTGGTAATGGGCGGAGTTAGTGAGAGTACTTTTCAAATTGACCCGAGTGGGGGTGAAAATGGTGGGCCAACTGGGGTTTTTAAAG GCGTTGTTTCAACGGCAAACAATGGTGGCTTTACAAGCATTAGAACTAAG AATTTCTCAGAACCTGAAAATCTTTCTGCATATGATGGTTTGGAGTTCCGCCTAAAAGGTGATGGCCGTAGATATAAAATCATTGTTCGCATAAGCAGTGATTGGGACACTCTTGGTTACACTTCAGGCTTTGAcactgaaaaaggaaaatggcAATCG ATTCAAGTGCCATTTTCTTCCTTGAGGCCTGTATTTCGAGCAAGAACTGTGTCTGATGCTCCACCATTTGATCCAAGCAATGTTATATCGTTACAG CTCATGTTCAGCAAGTTTGAGTATGACGGTAAATTAAATGAAACTTTTGTGGAAGGTCCATTTGAGCTTCCAGTGTCTAGCATAAGGGCATATATAAAGGATCCAATAACACCCAG GTTTGTACATGTGAGCTCAGCAGGAGTTACAAGGCCTGAAAGGCCTGGGCTTGATCTAAGTAAACAGCCTCCTGCCGTTCGATTAAACAAGGAACTGGGTTTTATTCTCACATTTAAACTAAAG GGCGAAGATTTGGTCAGGGAAAGTGGCATTCCTTATCTAATCGTGAGGCCTTGTGCATTAACTGAGGAGCCTGCCGGTGCCGATCTTATTTTTGATCAAGGAGATAATATTACG GGTAAAATATCAAGGGAAGAGGTTGCTCGTATGTGTGTAGCTGCACTTGATAGCCCTTATGCGTGTGACAAAACATTTGAG GTCAAAAGTGTCATTCCATTTAGTGAGCCATTCACTGTGGATCCAGCAAACCCTCCCCCAGAAAAGGACTAtgacatatattttaaaaatctaaaagaaGGCATTACAGGGAAGGAAGCTCTCCAACAAGATCCTGTATCTGTTTAG